The genomic stretch TGGTTTTGTGAGATGCTCCTGGGGGCTTCTTCCCCCAAAAGGATGCATTTTCACCTTAATGACAAACACTTCACATTTCCTCCTTAAAGACGAAAACAGCAAAAGATCCTTGGAAAAAAAGGCATCCATGAACCACAGAGCCATCCCCTATGCCCCATCAAACATAAAGACTCCAAAATACACACTGTAAAACCAGGAGAAccttatttttttagaaatgggGGGAAAACTACATTCTTGCAGGGCTAGCACAATCTTGTGAATTTGTGTCTGCCAGTTCATCACGCTCAACAGGCTAATTAGCTGTGCCCAGGACTGGAACCTCTGAAGTACTCCACCCTTTGCTTTACAGCTGGTACTCTTAGCTAGCCCACAGACCACAGGCAAAGCTGGCTGGCAGAGGTCGAAAAATGCTTTCTCAGGCTATATCCATGGCTAATTATGGCAGTTCACTGGGCATGCACAATCTTCCTGTACAACGCTGAGTGACTCCGCCCCTTCCACCTGCTCTTTTTCCAGACACTGATCATCTCCCAGCTGGTCTACTCTAACTCCCTCCCCGCTGGCCTCACCACCTCTGCGGCTgctccagaatgctgctgctcgTCTGATCTGCAAACCTCCCAGGACTCAGCCACGTCATCGCACTCCACCGGCCCACCTACGCCGCAACTTCTCAATGCGagaaagacaaaatggctgccattttgtgtggGATAAGCGGGTGGAGTGGTTGCCCCTTGCCTCTGCATCCCTGGGCCTGAAGTCACAGTGGCCAATATGACTGGGTCCTTTCAGAGGCCGTTGTCCCTTCAGACAGTGCATTCCCAGTAAGACGGGGGACATGGCATCAGGATATGAGTGGCAAATGACGCCAGATCCAGTCATTCCCAACCACTACAACGGCAACAAGGGAGGAGTGGAAAACCTTGACActcttactgaacacacagctgtAAGAGGACTCAACAAACAATAGTTTTAAGTCTCATTCTGTCACCATGGGGACTCACCCTTTGGCCTGTCTGACTGTGAACCCGCCCTTCGCTCGGGTCACCTTATACACAGCTCGGTAGCATTGACCTTATCTGGGAGCGCTGGATTTAAGCCATTATGCATGCTTAACCGATTTCCATGCAGTTATGAAAGTTAAACTCCCGCCAGTGGGATGTGAAATCACACAAGATAATCTTACCTCTCGCCGTTTAAGGGCTCTGAAACAAATCTGCCAAATCATGCCAAGCATTCAGCATTTATTGTAGTAAACCAGAAAGTACATACACAATTTTTCACATACGTATTTACATGTTAAGTAATAATTTACAGAGTAGATCTTTAGTAAGTGCACCTCCTAGATGGATTACAGTGACAGGCTACTGTTCAAGCTTATTTTAATCAGTTCACCCTTCAAGTACTGCTAAAAGCCGACATAATAtaagaatttgtttttgttttgacattaaattgtttttaatccttttctcattttttcttcattttagcCTTACTGTTACTTACTGTTATCATAAATGGATTTGACATATGCTTTGTCAGTCTGCTGTAAAGCACGTTGTGCTGCAATCCATGCATGAagaggtgctatacaaataaatgtatcattattcttattattattatgttgtaACATTTATAAACTCTTATAATACATTATAAGCAAGCaaatattttgattggttcCCACAAGTGATGGACAGCACGTGTCAGCATTAGGAGGTTTCAGAATCCTCAGTCTCAGTGCCAAGTACTGGGACATTCCATTTCTAAGCATCCAGCACCATTAGCCCCGGCATGTCTGATGCATGTTTTAGCGCTTTGGCCACAAGCTAACAGCACTCCATCGCGGGTCTTCCCTGACCAATAGAAGCGCAGAACGATGACATCGTTCTTTCCCATCCGAAGCCTCTTTTGCTTACTTCCTCTATTCTTGCTTgtactgagaaaagaaaaacaacagtgcAGATTAGAGGTTTTGTAATTCAGCAAATTACATGGTCACACGTTCCCACTATTTATTCAACAGGAAATCATCTGACATTTAATACTCCTGTGGGAAAGAGTCAGTGCGTCCTGGTATTGTTGGTAAAACTTGTCTTCCATAATCTTTATCGtctataattttgtttttatattgtccATCTGCAAACATGTTATAAATGCTGCCTGTCTAAATAAAGGTTtaatggcaataataataaaaacctcCTTCAGCATCGATAACCAACTACACATTTCCTTTAAGTACTGATACTTCTCTCATATCGCCTAGGAGGAACTATGAACAGGATCACAAAATGGTTTTAACTCTGACTTCTATTTTATGCAGAGCGCACATACAACTAGTATAGATCAAGATGGTGATATATTCAAACCACaggtttttcagtgtttaaattGTTGCTCTCATTGAGTATCGTTGAAAATGAACGGCTTTGAAATGGAGGTGTATCCTGGGAAAGTGCTCCACCCCAGTTTCTTTTCTGCCTCTGTATACCTATTAAGTGATATTCCCAATATTATAACAATCAAATTAACTGCATAGCCAAGTTCTAGAGGGCCCAAGCTAATACATTCCTCCACTGCATTCACTCCTTTGAGCCTTTCTGCTGAGAAAGTTCCAGAAggccccttctctctcacaccgTTACCCACTTTGCCGAGGATCCAGTCGGCGTCCTGAATGGCCCGCTGAATGATCTGCCGTATCCGGTGAGGGTCGTCTTCATCTGCATGGCTGTTGTATCCCTGTGAGAAAGACACCAGGGAAGTCACACGTGCAAACCAGATCGCTGTTCACATTTTCCCCAGAAGGTGCCAATTGAGTTAATGTGATTTAATGAACGTGAGGGTACTGGAAGGTGTGCACGGAGCCATTTCAGAAATACTGggtccccctcccctctccctgataaaaaataaataaaaataaaaagattgtgAACTGGTCTATTTAAACATGTTTGAATAGCCTACATGCATCTTGTTCATATTGAATTTACACAAAGCTAGCTGGCGAGAGTAATGCCTACAGTACCTGACACAACGATGTGTTGTTTTAGAAAGACTGTCGTTAAATGTGAGTGCGTGTCCGACTTTAGTTGGAAGCTCGTGATGTATGGGAGGTATACAAAGTTTTGTATTTGTCTGCGACTTTCagcttattttaattattaccaAGAGAATACTGTAAACAGATATTTTTGAACAAGATTACCGCACTGTGAAAATTTCATGATGGCACACACCAAGTCATTTACAGTTTACATTACCCACATCCAGGCTATACAGTATCGTTGCGATCGACTCGAGGCAAGAGACCATGCAACCAGGAATGTTCAAGGCCATTCTCACGTACAACGTCCCCTTCACGGTTACACGCATTATATGTACACACAACTTGCTGTAGAGAGCCATCCTGGAGAAGTCATCTACGCGCCAACAAACTACGGGGGCAAATCTGTCCAACATGACATTTTCAGACATAAACAGGCTTAGCTTGTAGCCTTTCATTTCAATGGTCATGGGGGAAAACAATTAACGGTATGTAGTGTTCGTTTAGTGATCGTTTAGTTTGAAAACGGCCCATATTACAACATATAAAACCCGACGTACAGTCACCTTTAATCAACGGTACCTGTCTTACTGCATGTCGATAGTGCTGTTGCATGACCGGAGTGGGTAGTTTCTTGCAGCACCGAAGTAAGTACCGGTACAACTGTACCGGGGTGTGAACCATCTCTGCGCCTGGTAACGGAGGCATGTCCAAGTACAGAACACTATCACAAGAAAGCAAAACTCTTAATATGGGCAATAGCATTAGCCATACCTACCAATACATGTATGTTAACATCATTCCATAGCCCAATAAGCATAATGTTAATTAGCAACAATATGCGGTTCGATTATTACCAATAAAATTGCTAAGAGTCATTGACCTTACATGACAAATTACCCTCAGACCACCAGTAACCAATAACCGCCCAGACTTCCAAGAACACTTGTGAAACCCTTGTGCATCTTGTAACTGGCACGGAGGGAAACAGTCGGCGTTCAGTCGATTTGTCCTATGTTGTCGAAATGCCCTATCGGTAGCGCAAATTGATAGTAATGTCTGTCGATCTTTGCTATCCTGTCGAAAAATACTACCGCAAGTAAATAGTGCTACTTTAGTCGCCAAATTAGTCGGTAGGCCTTTGTACTTCATGAGAAAATGTTTATAAGTTGgatttattattgtaaataatgtaattaacaaAAATCTCTTTCCCAGAGACTTCGTGGCCATGCGAAAAGAGGGGAAGTTTCTCCTTTCCTGTAATAGCAATTCTTTTAAATGCTATACAAGAACAATGCTACAACATAAAACTACCACTGATGTTTTATACAAATATTAATTGTGACACTGCCCCTATAACAATCGGCAGCATTTTGTGGTGGATGATAATTTGTCCGACAATCCTGACCATTTGTGTTTTGTCAGAATGATCAATTCAAACAAATTGCTTCCAGTACATAAAAGTGGCCAAAACAGCAAGATTATGCTGCCCTATTGCTTGAAACAAGTACACACGACTACGGCTAATATATAGCTTGTACAGAGTAGCCGATACGTAATGTTACACGCCATTATCACCTCGTCTGCGTTCAATGGTAAAGCTAAAGCAGGTGTATCATGTGCCTATACTGCCATACCGCAAATAAGTAACGTTAGCTGagtagctaacgttacttaTTTGCGGTATGGCAGTATAGGCACACCTATATGGTACgagtctgaaaaaaaagaaaagctgaatGAAGAATCTAGAAATGCGTTTGTCCTTTAAAAATACTTCAcctcatatttctcaaaaataaataaaggctggCAGAACTTCTGGAGCAGTGGGGACAGGCAGGAACTGGACCCCAGGGCTGATGGTGGCGCTGGCTTTCTAATGTGCCAGCACCACCGGGGATGCCCAGGGACTCTGGGAGGGATGGGTCATACCTGCCACTGCCACCTCCATGACCTTAGCCTCTGCCCCGTCCCGCCGTGGCAGTGGAGCCCACCCTGGCTGCTGGTTGATGGGGGCTGCTGCATCCGCCCCGTCGCCGTCTCCAGCCGAATGTCCGTGGGAACCCAGGGTGCACTGTGGCAGCAGTCCTGTGTGAATCGGGCCGATGGTGGAGCCTGTGTCAATGACGGATGTCACTGGGGTCCCGTGTCCACCTCAAACTGTCCCAAGCAGACTACCCTTTTCATTTTGCGGCGCATGCTGCTGCCAGCGCCCTGTCTAGGCCAGCCTGCTTCCGTTTCCCAGCGGCTGCTCCCTGACGTCTACCGCCCGTGGTTGCCCCCGGCACCAAAGGTCTCACCACTCCGCCACTGCCCTGATTGGAGCTGCCACAGTCCCTCGGTCGCCTCCTTTCTCCATCCAGCTCATCCATTCAGACGTTAGAGTGCCggtattttaaaatggcctccAGGTCATCGGGGTGGGACAGCGCTTCAATGAGATTGCCATGGAGAGCGATGTTGGACCTGCTGCCATGAGTCTGTTGGCCTAAGCCCTCTGAGGAAGACGTCGAGGGCGGTTTCTCACTTGGGTGGGGAGCTGTGGGTAGGCTCGCTGGGTTATAGCCTCTTAGCATCTGCTTCGTAAAGACCTACCGTCCCACCATGCCGCCTCTTCATTGGTGCAGCTGTTCCTCGAGAGCGATGACAGAGGTTGCCTCGCCGAGCCATCTTGCTTAGCGCTGCACTGACTTTAAGATGAATGCAGCGCCTCCTCTTCCAGGGATTTCGGCAGGATGACACCCTTTTCCTGTCAGCTCCAGCCCGCTGCTTCCACAACAAAGCTGATCCGAGGCAGGTACGCACCTGCAATCTCCCTTTTTTATGATACCATTGAAATTTTGGACTTAGTGGCGAGTCTCCCTGGGATGGGTGAGCTAGTAGAGGGAAACTAGCAGTGTGCCCTTAAGTTAAACACATCCAATGTACACACATGAAACCTTGTGGGCTATGAACAATGAACACAACACATAGCAAAAGTCAGTAGCCCTTCAGtgactagctagccagctactTTAGCTAGCCTCTGCTACACACCTCCTCCCACCCCATAAAAAGTACTCATTGCTAATTTAAACAATGGTTGCAGCGACCGCAAGAATGTGACACTATACAACAGTAAAGAAGGCTCTCTGTCACTGCAgatatttttgccatttgcACGTACAGGGCCAGGGGAAAATCCAGAGAGAAATGGTTAAACTGTGTCAGGTGGAATCCAAAATGGTACAGACAAGACTGGTTTCAAATGAACCTTCCACTTAGACTCACTGTCGCTTGTGGTTGGAATCCCAGTCAGAAGAGTGACAGGGTAAACAATGAATTCTGTGGGTGGCATTAAGTGCCTCgtacatctgtgaaacatgactAGGCATTTTCCCCCACCAGGAATGCACCTCCATTCTACTGCATGTcagcaaatataaacaaatatctGGTCTAAAATGCTATCATTATTTTAGCCGGTGAGTAATGCCTAGGACATCCGTAAAATTTGACGAGGAATTTTAACCATTGAATGCACTGCCATTCTTTTGCGTGATACTTAAACAAAGGATGATCTCCTAGTAAAAGGGACACATTCATTCTCACAGCTAGGGGGATGTGTAATGCCCAGTAAGCCTAGATGTGaaatgtcagccattttaaGTACTGAATGGAAGCAGTTGCTAATTATTCATCACAGGATGGTGAATAATTATCATTCGTGTATCCTGGGAAAGGATGTTACAGTACAGGTGGGACTGTCCTAGTCTGGTTTACCAGCAGTTCCTCCAGTCAGTCTCTGGTTGTGAAATGGCAGGTGCTGACTGCTGTATCGATATTGCTATCGATGTCCCCACTTCCGTCTGCATTGCAGGGTGATTCACGTTGTTTCGGCTGCTtggcacacccccaccccacctacaTGTGATCAGATGAGTACCCCCATTTTGGTTGAAAGGGGccattcccttttttttttaaaggggtaGAAAGCAGACTTAAGACCTGAGTAATgacccacctccacctgctcacATGAAGACCAGTTAGTCCTCCTGAGCTGCTCAAAGGTGGATAATCAgctggttttttaaaatcttccaACTCCCGTAATTGCTGGTAATTTGTAATTAGTACCACAGTACTACAAACTATACCTGTCCGGAATGAAAAGAAGATCAGTGTGTGTTCACAAAACAGCCCTGTGCGGGAAATACACAGTGTGACCACACGGTGGCAGCACACAATATAACATGATGCTTAAGTACGCAAACAGTGTAGCTCTGAAGTTGCTCTGAAGATCCTaacaaaaacagataaaaaaaaaataataataataataataagcaaagCCACaacagtgtttttgttctttaaatgtcacatttaatgAGTTTCACCACTGTACTTCAAATCTacacttttttttagaaagtgaGCGCAATTTTTGCCACAGAGGACATCTGATGACTCTTCATCTTCGGCAACCTCTCTCGTTCCGCCTTGGCTTTCAGGCCGTCCAAAGCAGGgcttctgattttatttttttttatcgtaaAATGTATCCAAATAACTTTAACTTTGAGTATAAACGTCAAATGTCttataaaaaaatctttgataGCGCAAGTACCAGTTCGGATTACGTGCAACGGGAGTTCAAGCTAGTCTCACACAGCAAACATCGCGTATTCGTTTGGTTTGTTTGGCGCCCCCActccagaaaaacaaaacaaacaaaacaaaaaaaatcaataaataaaaaatgaaaagaaaaaccttcAAAATTCCATAGATGTGTCATTCTCCAAAGTCATTTTCCTTTCTTAGAGGAGTGCTGGCACCTAACACAGATAATGTTTGATTCTGGTGATTAACAGTCCAAACCAACAGACTTGGTATCCTGCGTTAAAATACTGGGATCGAACGCCCCTCAGCTACAaacccc from Anguilla anguilla isolate fAngAng1 chromosome 12, fAngAng1.pri, whole genome shotgun sequence encodes the following:
- the lyrm9 gene encoding LYR motif-containing protein 9 isoform X3 — its product is MEVAVAGAEMVHTPVQLYRYLLRCCKKLPTPVMQQHYRHAVRQGYNSHADEDDPHRIRQIIQRAIQDADWILGKYKQE
- the lyrm9 gene encoding LYR motif-containing protein 9 isoform X4; the protein is MPPLPGAEMVHTPVQLYRYLLRCCKKLPTPVMQQHYRHAVRQGYNSHADEDDPHRIRQIIQRAIQDADWILGKYKQE
- the lyrm9 gene encoding LYR motif-containing protein 9 isoform X2, which produces MSVLYLDMPPLPGAEMVHTPVQLYRYLLRCCKKLPTPVMQQHYRHAVRQGYNSHADEDDPHRIRQIIQRAIQDADWILGKYKQE
- the lyrm9 gene encoding LYR motif-containing protein 9 isoform X1, translated to MLLPILRVLLSCDSVLYLDMPPLPGAEMVHTPVQLYRYLLRCCKKLPTPVMQQHYRHAVRQGYNSHADEDDPHRIRQIIQRAIQDADWILGKYKQE